One stretch of Sphingomonas rosea DNA includes these proteins:
- the feoB gene encoding ferrous iron transporter B gives MTLPIPLVAVVGNPNAGKSALFNALTGARQKVGNYPGVTVERKSGKLVLADGRPVELVDLPGAYGLAPSSPDEAVTRDVLSGKFAGERRPDALLVVLDASNLDNHLRFALELRSLGLPMVVALNMIDMAERDGLKLSAQALSAELGAPVIETVAVRRRGLDPLRAALETQLGTSPAPVAIPDSVAREARRIAAAAVVSETPVRRWTHRLDRWLLHPVAGPLILALVMFTMFQAVFAWSETPVGWLESLMEWIGTEVAAALPPGTIRSLLVDGVIGGVGAVVVFLPQILILFLFILALEGTGYMVRAAFLMDRLMAGAGLSGRSFIPLLSSFACAVPGIMATRTIDNEKDRLTTILVAPLMTCSARLPVYTLIISAFIPQRDVLPGVGLQGLVMFALYLAGILGALVAALLLRKTVARGASSFFMMELPKYQLPALKDVALGLWQRAFIFLKRAGGIIMVTTVILWALASFPQAGPGQKQSEVSLAGRIATGIEVVVKPIGFNHDIALALLPSMAAREVAVSAIATVYAIDQSDEAQLEQSLAERLGKNWPLPTALAFLAWFVFAPQCISTIAVTRRETNGWKWPIFMVTYLFALAYIAAGATYWTAVALGL, from the coding sequence GTGACCCTGCCCATTCCTCTGGTCGCCGTCGTCGGCAACCCCAATGCCGGCAAGAGCGCGCTGTTCAACGCGCTGACCGGGGCGCGGCAGAAGGTCGGCAATTATCCTGGCGTGACCGTCGAGCGGAAGAGCGGCAAGCTGGTCCTCGCCGACGGTCGCCCGGTCGAGCTGGTCGACCTTCCCGGCGCTTATGGCCTCGCCCCTTCAAGTCCCGACGAAGCCGTCACCCGCGACGTTCTGTCGGGCAAGTTCGCCGGCGAGCGCCGCCCTGATGCGCTGCTGGTCGTGCTCGACGCCTCCAACCTCGACAATCACCTCCGCTTCGCGCTCGAATTGCGCTCGCTCGGCCTGCCGATGGTGGTCGCCTTGAACATGATCGACATGGCCGAGCGCGACGGGCTGAAGCTCAGCGCACAAGCGCTGTCGGCCGAGCTCGGCGCCCCCGTGATCGAAACCGTCGCGGTCCGCCGCCGGGGCCTCGATCCCCTCCGCGCCGCGCTCGAGACCCAGCTCGGGACCAGCCCTGCGCCCGTGGCCATCCCCGATTCGGTCGCTCGCGAAGCGCGCCGGATCGCTGCCGCGGCCGTCGTCAGCGAGACCCCGGTCCGCCGCTGGACTCACCGGCTCGACCGCTGGCTGCTTCATCCGGTCGCCGGTCCGCTGATCCTGGCGCTCGTCATGTTCACCATGTTCCAGGCGGTGTTCGCCTGGTCCGAGACTCCCGTCGGCTGGCTCGAATCGCTGATGGAGTGGATCGGAACCGAGGTCGCCGCCGCGCTTCCCCCCGGCACGATTCGCTCGCTCCTCGTCGACGGCGTGATCGGGGGCGTCGGGGCGGTGGTCGTCTTCCTGCCGCAGATCCTGATCCTGTTCCTCTTCATCCTGGCCTTGGAAGGCACCGGCTACATGGTCCGCGCCGCCTTCCTGATGGATCGGCTGATGGCCGGCGCGGGGCTGTCGGGCCGCTCCTTCATCCCCTTGCTGTCGAGCTTCGCCTGCGCGGTGCCGGGAATCATGGCGACCCGCACCATCGACAATGAGAAGGACCGGCTGACGACCATCCTCGTCGCGCCGCTGATGACCTGCTCGGCGCGGCTGCCGGTCTACACGCTGATCATCTCCGCCTTCATCCCGCAGCGCGACGTCCTTCCCGGAGTCGGCCTCCAGGGCCTCGTCATGTTCGCGCTCTACCTCGCGGGCATTCTCGGCGCGCTCGTCGCGGCGCTGCTCCTGCGCAAGACCGTCGCGCGCGGCGCTTCCTCCTTCTTCATGATGGAGCTGCCCAAGTATCAGCTTCCGGCCCTGAAGGACGTCGCGCTCGGCCTGTGGCAGCGCGCGTTCATCTTCCTCAAGCGCGCCGGCGGGATCATCATGGTCACCACCGTGATCCTGTGGGCGCTCGCCAGCTTCCCGCAGGCGGGGCCCGGCCAGAAGCAGAGCGAAGTCAGCCTCGCCGGCAGGATCGCGACCGGGATCGAAGTCGTGGTGAAGCCGATCGGCTTCAATCACGACATCGCGCTTGCCCTCCTGCCGAGCATGGCCGCGCGCGAAGTGGCGGTGAGCGCCATCGCCACCGTTTATGCCATCGACCAGTCGGACGAAGCGCAGCTCGAGCAGAGCCTCGCCGAGCGGCTCGGCAAGAACTGGCCGCTCCCGACCGCGCTCGCCTTCCTCGCCTGGTTCGTCTTCGCGCCCCAGTGCATCTCGACGATCGCGGTCACCCGGCGCGAGACCAACGGTTGGAAGTGGCCGATCTTCATGGTCACCTATCTGTTCGCCTTGGCCTACATCGCGGCGGGCGCGACCTACTGGACGGCGGTCGCGCTCGGCCTATAG
- a CDS encoding FeoA family protein: protein MTVQPTSADFALALDELALGRRGRIADVDWGMLGLSEAARLKHFGFDHDVTVEPLHTGPFGKDPLAVRVGRMTVAIRRIHAHAIRVVPAA from the coding sequence ATGACCGTTCAGCCCACCTCCGCTGACTTCGCGCTCGCCCTCGACGAGCTGGCACTCGGCCGTCGCGGCCGGATCGCCGACGTCGACTGGGGCATGCTCGGCCTGAGCGAGGCGGCGCGGCTGAAGCACTTCGGCTTCGACCACGACGTGACGGTCGAGCCGCTGCACACCGGACCGTTCGGCAAGGATCCGCTTGCGGTCCGCGTCGGCCGGATGACGGTAGCGATCCGGCGCATCCACGCCCACGCGATTCGCGTCGTCCCCGCCGCCTGA
- a CDS encoding COQ9 family protein — MTDLAPSPVAAARLQLALAIGENAAFDGWTARAVEAAALSEGIEPAVAALAVPDNAVGLIDLYGEGVDAALAERLPPERLAAMKIRERIRSLVWERLQIQEPAREAIRRALAILAMPQNLGKAARFSWRSADVMWRMAGDTATDYNHYTKRGILSAVYGSTLLAWLQDESEGYADTAAFLDRRIDEVMRFEKWKAGIGKTERPSLTRFLGRLRYPPR; from the coding sequence ATGACCGACCTTGCCCCTTCGCCCGTCGCCGCCGCGCGCCTGCAACTCGCTCTCGCCATCGGCGAGAATGCCGCCTTCGATGGCTGGACCGCTCGCGCGGTCGAGGCCGCGGCGCTCTCCGAAGGCATCGAGCCCGCGGTTGCCGCGCTCGCCGTCCCCGACAATGCGGTTGGCCTGATCGACCTTTATGGCGAGGGCGTCGACGCCGCGCTCGCCGAGCGGCTGCCGCCCGAGCGACTCGCCGCGATGAAGATCCGGGAGCGGATCCGCTCCCTCGTCTGGGAGCGACTCCAGATCCAGGAACCGGCGCGCGAGGCCATCCGCCGCGCGCTCGCCATTCTCGCCATGCCACAGAATCTCGGGAAGGCCGCGCGCTTCTCGTGGCGAAGCGCCGACGTCATGTGGCGCATGGCGGGCGACACCGCGACCGACTACAATCACTACACCAAGCGCGGCATTCTCTCGGCCGTCTACGGCTCGACCCTGCTCGCCTGGCTGCAGGACGAGAGCGAGGGTTATGCCGACACTGCCGCCTTTCTCGACCGCCGGATCGACGAGGTGATGCGATTCGAGAAATGGAAGGCCGGGATCGGCAAGACCGAGCGGCCGAGCCTGACCCGCTTCCTCGGCCGGCTGCGCTACCCGCCGCGCTAG
- a CDS encoding DMT family transporter — MKKVPTRAFVALLLGNAALALGPWTVRLSGVGPIAAGFWRLALALPFLWAIAVLLRQPPRVPSRGQTLAIAAAALFFAADLALWNAGIHLTKLGNATLFGNVASFVLAGWGLWIVRRGPTRLEGWALLLAALGTALLVAGSAELSLDHLRGDLLSIAAGLLYAGYLIGVERVRGSMQPMPLLFLASLFGAIYLLPVALLTGEQIIPADWTGVILFALGSQVIGQSLLVYALGEVPPLIVGLALLTQAAVSAAIGWLYYGEVMTPLDILGALAIGTALVLVRLQDRPAKPKSEPA, encoded by the coding sequence GTGAAGAAAGTCCCCACGCGCGCGTTCGTCGCCCTTCTGCTCGGCAACGCGGCGCTTGCGCTCGGGCCCTGGACCGTCCGCCTGTCGGGGGTCGGCCCGATCGCGGCGGGCTTCTGGCGTCTCGCCCTCGCCTTGCCCTTCCTGTGGGCCATCGCCGTCCTTCTGCGCCAGCCGCCGCGCGTGCCGAGCCGCGGGCAGACGCTCGCGATCGCCGCCGCGGCCCTGTTCTTCGCCGCCGACCTCGCGCTGTGGAATGCCGGCATCCACCTCACCAAGCTCGGCAATGCGACGCTGTTCGGCAATGTCGCGAGCTTCGTCCTCGCCGGCTGGGGCCTGTGGATCGTCCGGCGCGGCCCGACCCGGCTCGAGGGCTGGGCCCTCCTCCTCGCCGCGCTCGGCACCGCCTTGCTGGTCGCCGGGAGCGCCGAACTCAGCCTCGACCATTTGCGCGGCGACCTCCTTTCGATCGCCGCCGGGCTCCTCTACGCCGGCTATCTGATCGGGGTCGAACGCGTGCGCGGCTCGATGCAACCGATGCCCTTGCTGTTTCTCGCCAGCCTGTTCGGCGCCATCTACCTGCTTCCGGTCGCTCTCCTGACCGGCGAACAGATCATTCCTGCCGACTGGACCGGGGTTATCCTGTTTGCGCTCGGCAGCCAGGTGATCGGCCAGTCGCTCCTCGTCTATGCGCTGGGCGAAGTGCCGCCGCTGATCGTCGGCCTCGCGCTCCTCACCCAGGCAGCGGTCTCGGCGGCGATCGGCTGGCTCTATTATGGGGAAGTCATGACGCCACTCGACATCCTCGGCGCACTCGCCATCGGTACCGCCCTTGTGCTCGTTCGCTTGCAGGACCGCCCCGCGAAGCCCAAATCGGAACCCGCATGA
- a CDS encoding alkene reductase, protein MTNLFDPVVFGDIQLANRIVMAPLTRGRSGPKGIPTETVKEYYRQRAGAGLIISEGTGISCEGLGWPNAPGLWTDEQVEGWKPVTEAVHEAGGKIVAQLWHMGRLVHSSVTGLQPVSASATTAPHKAHTYDGKKPYEEARAITSDDIARIMGDYATATRNALRAGFDGVQLHGANGYLVDQFLRDGTNLRDDDYGGSIENRLRFLREATEALISEAGAGRTVVRLSPLGLVQGCDDSEPHQLFVAAGKMLGELGIAALELREPGPQSTFAASDADPVSPEIRPFFTGGIILNSDYDGPSARARLAEGVADAISFGRPYIANPDLADRLRHDLPLAAPDSTTFYTAGPEGYTDYPTAKEQVAA, encoded by the coding sequence ATGACCAACCTCTTCGACCCCGTCGTCTTCGGCGACATCCAGCTCGCCAACCGCATCGTCATGGCCCCGCTCACCCGCGGCCGCTCGGGCCCGAAGGGCATTCCGACCGAGACGGTGAAGGAATATTATCGCCAGCGCGCCGGGGCGGGGCTGATCATTTCCGAAGGCACCGGCATCAGCTGTGAGGGGCTCGGCTGGCCCAATGCGCCCGGCCTTTGGACCGACGAGCAGGTCGAGGGCTGGAAGCCCGTGACCGAGGCAGTGCACGAGGCCGGCGGCAAGATCGTTGCGCAATTGTGGCATATGGGCCGGCTGGTCCATTCGAGCGTGACCGGTCTCCAGCCTGTCTCGGCGAGCGCGACGACCGCGCCGCACAAGGCGCACACCTATGACGGCAAGAAGCCGTACGAGGAGGCGCGCGCGATCACGAGCGACGACATCGCGCGGATCATGGGGGATTATGCGACCGCGACCCGCAACGCGCTGCGCGCCGGCTTCGACGGGGTCCAGCTCCACGGTGCCAACGGCTATCTCGTCGACCAATTCCTGCGCGACGGGACCAATCTTCGCGACGACGACTATGGCGGGTCGATCGAGAACCGCCTCCGCTTCCTGCGCGAGGCGACCGAGGCGCTGATCTCGGAAGCGGGCGCGGGCCGGACGGTCGTCCGCCTCAGCCCGCTTGGCCTCGTGCAGGGCTGCGACGACAGCGAGCCGCACCAGCTGTTCGTCGCAGCGGGCAAGATGCTCGGCGAACTCGGCATCGCCGCGCTCGAGCTGCGCGAGCCGGGTCCGCAGTCGACCTTCGCCGCGTCGGATGCCGATCCGGTCAGCCCCGAGATCCGTCCCTTCTTCACGGGCGGGATCATCCTCAACAGCGATTATGACGGGCCGAGCGCGCGTGCCCGGCTGGCCGAGGGGGTCGCCGACGCGATCAGCTTCGGGCGGCCGTACATCGCCAACCCCGATCTCGCCGACCGGCTGCGCCACGACCTGCCGCTCGCCGCGCCCGACAGCACGACCTTCTACACGGCAGGCCCGGAAGGCTACACCGACTATCCGACTGCCAAGGAACAGGTCGCGGCCTGA
- a CDS encoding heme-binding protein, producing the protein MEIEKMRVNWKVTGAVAASALVGLGIAYVLQEKATPGPAYRVLVSEGDLQIRAYPAITVAETVVAGARKDALSQGFQILADYIFAKSRPGEKLPMTVPVMQDQGNPMASDPPMFDDEVDGGWRVRFVMPEGHDLPEPPAGVTLVELPARRVGAASFHGTAHDERLQAAEDRLRGWLERHGEQAVPSDPEYAFYNSPMIPPPLRRNEVLLALR; encoded by the coding sequence ATGGAGATCGAAAAGATGCGCGTGAACTGGAAGGTCACCGGAGCGGTCGCGGCGAGTGCCCTCGTGGGCCTCGGCATTGCCTATGTCCTGCAGGAAAAGGCGACGCCCGGGCCCGCCTACCGGGTGCTGGTCAGCGAAGGTGACCTCCAGATCCGCGCCTATCCGGCCATCACCGTCGCCGAGACGGTGGTCGCTGGCGCGCGCAAGGACGCGCTGAGCCAGGGCTTCCAAATCCTCGCGGACTATATCTTCGCCAAGTCGCGGCCGGGCGAAAAGCTGCCGATGACGGTGCCGGTCATGCAGGACCAGGGCAATCCGATGGCGAGCGATCCGCCGATGTTCGACGACGAGGTCGACGGTGGCTGGCGCGTACGCTTCGTCATGCCCGAGGGCCATGACCTGCCCGAGCCGCCGGCCGGGGTCACCCTCGTCGAGCTGCCCGCGCGGCGGGTCGGCGCGGCGAGCTTCCACGGCACCGCGCATGACGAGCGGCTGCAGGCGGCCGAGGACCGGCTTCGCGGCTGGCTCGAGCGACACGGCGAGCAGGCCGTTCCGAGCGATCCCGAATATGCCTTCTACAATTCGCCGATGATCCCCCCGCCGCTGCGGCGCAACGAGGTGCTGCTGGCGCTCAGGTAA
- a CDS encoding FtsK/SpoIIIE family DNA translocase: protein MATAAARTRADRRELEPDWRDRLGGAARDFSLRFVGAILLGISVALAIALLTHERTDPSWSTAAGGPAANWLGLPGAYASDLLLLLFGLGGVVLLPVLGLAGIRLLGGQPAGRVGRALSVAALGAVLIGMALGLLVNSGVSGLPAGWGGVLGLAGANGWNALLAMIPEQSIAGPSRIALILLLGLGGLVLAFIALALRDEEKAFVTDKLKRSTERLPAPRRTAREEAEPRVAAPPKSRPEVAVKEPTRSIAPAAAEKVKGRKGAAGAAQQQSLALGDSYALPPIDLLALPAESGRNQVDRAGLERNARLLESVLEDFHVRGDIVEVRPGPVVTMYELEPASGIKASRVIQLADDVARNMSALSARVATIPGRSVIGIELPNPKRESVALRELIGSQAFADQAMSLPLVLGKNIAGDPVIADLAPMPHLLVAGTTGSGKSVGLNCMILSLLYRMGPDQCRMIMIDPKMLELSIYDGIPHLLAPVVTEPPKAIRALKWAVEQMEERYRMMASLGVRALKSFNDKVLEAKARGTKLGRKVQTGYDADSGQPIYETEELEYEVLPQIVVVVDELADLMMTAGKEVEFLIQRLAQKARAAGIHLIMATQRPSVDVITGVIKANLPTRISFQVTSKIDSRTILGEQGAEQLLGKGDMLYMPGGKQILRVHGPFVSDEEVRLIADHWRKQGTPDYISAVTEEPEDGGFALDGAPEGDDDPESQLYRKAIQIVAESQKASTSYLQRQLRVGYNSAARLIERMEKDGKVGQPDHVGRREVLMDTDGHPL, encoded by the coding sequence ATGGCAACGGCAGCGGCACGGACCCGGGCGGACCGGCGCGAGCTCGAACCCGACTGGCGTGACCGGTTGGGCGGCGCGGCGCGTGACTTCTCGCTGCGCTTCGTCGGCGCGATCCTGCTCGGTATCTCGGTGGCGCTGGCGATCGCGCTCCTGACGCACGAGCGGACCGATCCGAGTTGGAGCACCGCGGCGGGCGGCCCCGCGGCCAACTGGCTCGGTCTGCCCGGCGCTTATGCCAGCGACCTGCTCTTGCTCCTGTTCGGCCTTGGCGGCGTGGTCCTGCTGCCGGTACTCGGCCTCGCCGGAATCCGTCTCCTCGGCGGCCAGCCCGCGGGCCGGGTCGGGCGGGCGCTGTCGGTCGCTGCGCTCGGCGCGGTGCTCATCGGCATGGCGCTCGGCCTGCTCGTCAATTCGGGCGTATCGGGGCTGCCGGCCGGATGGGGCGGGGTGCTCGGTCTCGCCGGCGCCAATGGCTGGAACGCGCTCCTCGCCATGATCCCCGAGCAGTCGATCGCCGGCCCGAGCCGGATTGCGCTCATCCTCCTGCTCGGCCTCGGCGGACTCGTCCTCGCCTTCATCGCGCTGGCGCTGCGCGACGAGGAGAAGGCCTTCGTCACCGACAAGCTCAAGCGCTCGACCGAGCGGCTCCCCGCACCGCGCCGGACCGCCAGGGAAGAGGCCGAACCGCGGGTCGCCGCGCCGCCCAAGTCGCGGCCCGAGGTGGCGGTCAAGGAGCCGACCCGCTCGATCGCGCCCGCCGCCGCCGAAAAGGTCAAGGGCCGCAAGGGCGCCGCCGGCGCCGCGCAGCAGCAGAGCCTCGCGCTCGGCGACAGCTACGCGCTGCCCCCGATCGACCTCCTCGCTTTGCCTGCCGAATCAGGTCGCAACCAGGTCGATCGCGCGGGCCTCGAGCGCAATGCCCGCCTGCTCGAAAGCGTGCTCGAGGACTTCCACGTCCGCGGCGACATCGTCGAGGTCCGCCCGGGCCCCGTCGTCACCATGTACGAATTGGAGCCCGCGAGCGGAATCAAGGCCAGCCGCGTCATCCAGCTCGCCGACGACGTCGCCCGCAACATGAGCGCACTCTCGGCCCGCGTCGCGACCATTCCGGGCCGCAGCGTCATCGGCATCGAATTGCCCAATCCCAAACGCGAAAGCGTCGCGTTGCGCGAACTCATCGGCAGCCAGGCCTTCGCCGACCAGGCGATGAGCCTGCCCCTGGTGCTCGGCAAGAATATCGCGGGCGACCCCGTCATCGCCGACCTCGCGCCCATGCCGCACCTGCTCGTCGCGGGTACCACCGGCTCGGGCAAGTCGGTCGGCCTCAACTGCATGATCCTCTCGCTGCTCTACCGGATGGGCCCGGACCAGTGCCGAATGATCATGATCGATCCCAAGATGCTTGAACTGAGCATCTACGACGGCATTCCGCACCTCCTCGCCCCGGTCGTGACCGAGCCCCCCAAGGCGATCCGCGCGCTCAAATGGGCGGTCGAGCAGATGGAGGAGCGCTACCGGATGATGGCGAGCCTCGGCGTCCGCGCCTTGAAGAGCTTCAACGACAAGGTACTCGAGGCCAAGGCCCGGGGAACCAAGCTCGGACGCAAGGTGCAGACCGGCTACGACGCCGATTCGGGCCAGCCGATCTACGAGACTGAGGAGCTCGAATATGAGGTCCTGCCGCAGATCGTGGTGGTGGTCGACGAGCTCGCCGACCTGATGATGACCGCCGGCAAGGAAGTCGAATTCCTGATCCAGCGCCTCGCGCAGAAGGCCCGCGCGGCCGGCATTCACCTCATCATGGCGACCCAGCGACCGTCGGTCGACGTCATCACCGGCGTCATCAAGGCCAATCTTCCGACCCGCATCTCCTTCCAGGTGACGAGCAAGATCGACAGCCGGACCATTCTCGGCGAGCAGGGGGCCGAGCAGCTGCTGGGCAAGGGGGACATGCTCTACATGCCCGGCGGCAAGCAAATCCTGCGCGTCCACGGGCCCTTCGTCAGCGACGAGGAAGTGCGCCTGATCGCCGACCATTGGCGCAAGCAGGGGACGCCAGACTACATTAGCGCGGTCACCGAGGAGCCCGAGGATGGTGGCTTCGCCCTCGACGGCGCGCCCGAGGGCGACGACGACCCCGAATCGCAGCTCTACCGCAAGGCGATCCAGATCGTTGCCGAAAGCCAGAAGGCCTCGACCTCCTACCTTCAGCGCCAGCTGCGCGTCGGCTACAACAGCGCGGCGCGGCTGATCGAGCGGATGGAGAAGGACGGTAAGGTCGGCCAGCCCGACCACGTCGGCCGCCGCGAGGTCCTGATGGATACCGACGGGCATCCCTTGTGA
- a CDS encoding FAD-dependent monooxygenase: MTRTDVIILGGGLVGLALASALDHAGLQSIIVDPADPDTRRDAAFDGRTTAVSSSSMRMFGTIGVLDHLAGAGCPIEAIRVADGLQPGSLTFEPGEDGEPLGVMHENRHLRAALLARAEAASHATLMWKRQVKEVVRDDHRATVRLADGEELTAPLVIGAEGRQSPSREAAGIRMARWSYRHTAIVSTLAHDRPHEHVAYEIFYSTGPFALLPMNDLEDGTHRSAIVWSIENDKAAGLLALSDEAFAAEAQAAMGGFLGRIGLLTPRSSYPLGFHHAVRITDRRLALVGDAAHAVHPIAGQGVNLGFRDAAALAEVLVDGARLGLDLGDAQLLARYQRWRALDAFSVALATDGLTRLYGVPGKTASAVRRLGMGIVDRLPPLKARLNAAARGNSGELPRLLLGETL; this comes from the coding sequence ATGACACGCACCGACGTCATCATCCTCGGCGGCGGCCTGGTCGGCCTCGCGCTCGCCAGCGCCCTCGACCATGCCGGGCTCCAATCCATCATCGTCGATCCGGCGGACCCCGACACGCGCCGCGACGCGGCCTTCGACGGGCGCACCACCGCGGTCTCCTCGTCGAGCATGCGGATGTTCGGGACCATCGGAGTCCTCGACCATCTCGCCGGAGCGGGTTGCCCGATCGAGGCGATCCGCGTTGCCGACGGGCTTCAGCCGGGCTCGCTGACCTTCGAGCCGGGCGAGGACGGCGAGCCCTTGGGCGTGATGCACGAGAACCGCCACCTGCGAGCCGCCCTTCTTGCGCGGGCCGAAGCGGCGAGCCATGCGACGCTGATGTGGAAGCGGCAGGTCAAAGAAGTCGTCCGAGACGACCATCGGGCCACCGTTCGCCTTGCCGACGGCGAAGAACTGACCGCACCGCTGGTGATCGGGGCCGAGGGCCGCCAGTCACCGAGCCGCGAGGCGGCGGGCATCCGCATGGCGCGCTGGTCCTACCGGCACACGGCGATCGTCTCGACCCTCGCGCACGACCGGCCGCATGAGCATGTCGCCTACGAGATCTTCTATTCGACCGGCCCGTTTGCGCTGTTGCCGATGAACGACCTCGAGGACGGGACGCATCGCTCGGCGATCGTCTGGTCGATCGAGAACGACAAGGCGGCGGGGCTGCTCGCGCTGTCGGACGAGGCGTTCGCGGCCGAGGCCCAAGCGGCGATGGGCGGCTTCCTCGGGCGCATCGGGCTGCTGACACCGCGCTCCTCCTATCCGCTCGGTTTCCACCATGCGGTGCGGATCACCGACCGGCGGCTCGCGCTTGTCGGCGACGCCGCGCATGCGGTCCATCCGATCGCGGGTCAGGGGGTCAATCTCGGCTTCCGCGACGCGGCGGCGCTGGCCGAGGTGCTGGTCGACGGCGCGCGGCTGGGTCTCGACCTCGGAGACGCGCAATTGCTCGCCCGCTACCAGCGCTGGCGGGCGCTCGACGCCTTCAGCGTGGCGCTGGCGACCGACGGGCTGACGCGACTCTATGGCGTGCCCGGCAAGACCGCCTCGGCGGTCCGCCGGCTCGGGATGGGGATCGTCGACCGGCTGCCGCCATTGAAGGCCAGGCTCAACGCGGCGGCGCGGGGAAACAGCGGCGAACTGCCGCGGCTGCTGCTCGGCGAAACCCTCTAG
- a CDS encoding LON peptidase substrate-binding domain-containing protein yields the protein MGEGAAPPPLGPAVHVSDGPLRLPLFPIGGAVLFPRSHLPLHIFEPRYRQMIEDAVAGGGLIGMIQPKAAPDDGLGQPELYRVGCIGEIVGLEELGDGRFNIVLQGTTRFTLIAEADTGTPYRQADVVPGGDAEDEPEALASVLRAAVEQEARLLGDAMGLTVDWAAVERLDDEMLVNAIAQVAPFDTGAKQALLEEDRLDRRAELLIQLMQFLRLAQGGGDMTPRMQ from the coding sequence GTGGGCGAAGGCGCAGCGCCGCCGCCTCTCGGCCCTGCTGTTCACGTGAGCGACGGACCCCTCCGGCTCCCGCTCTTTCCGATTGGGGGCGCGGTGCTGTTTCCGCGCAGCCACCTTCCGCTCCACATCTTCGAACCGCGCTACCGGCAGATGATCGAGGATGCGGTCGCGGGCGGCGGCCTCATCGGCATGATCCAGCCCAAGGCCGCACCCGACGACGGCCTCGGCCAGCCCGAGCTCTATCGGGTGGGCTGCATCGGCGAGATCGTCGGCCTCGAGGAGCTGGGCGACGGGCGCTTCAATATCGTGCTCCAGGGCACCACCCGCTTCACGCTCATCGCCGAGGCCGACACGGGGACCCCCTATCGCCAGGCCGATGTCGTGCCGGGCGGCGATGCCGAGGATGAGCCAGAGGCACTCGCCTCGGTGCTTCGCGCCGCGGTCGAGCAGGAAGCGCGCCTGCTTGGTGACGCCATGGGGCTGACCGTCGACTGGGCCGCGGTCGAGCGGCTCGACGACGAGATGCTGGTCAATGCGATCGCGCAGGTCGCGCCGTTCGACACCGGCGCCAAGCAGGCGCTGCTCGAGGAGGACCGGCTCGATCGACGCGCCGAGCTCCTCATCCAGCTGATGCAGTTCCTGCGGCTGGCACAGGGCGGCGGGGACATGACCCCCCGCATGCAATAG
- a CDS encoding tetratricopeptide repeat protein, translating into MATIGMSEDEREAIRSFQEGVLQPSLEHLVILDFWAEWCGPCKQLGPVLEKVAADYADKGVRLVKIDVDEEKVIAAQFRIQSIPTVYAIFGGQPVADLTQYRSEGQLKRVIDQLLGQLPVKGEAQALEAEIAPLVAMGDEVLAGGDAERAESIFRQIVAMDPDHPEAVGGLARALLALGRHDEARELIDALPEKAASDPAIARARAGLDIAGAGPAVDTGEFERRLDANPDDHGARMELAGALMAGGRRDEAADALLEIVRRDRDWNEGAARAQFLKLLEATGLEDPWAKAQRRRLSALLFT; encoded by the coding sequence GTGGCAACAATCGGCATGAGCGAGGACGAACGCGAAGCGATTCGCAGCTTCCAGGAGGGGGTTCTCCAGCCCAGTCTCGAGCATCTCGTCATTCTCGATTTCTGGGCGGAATGGTGCGGACCGTGCAAGCAGCTCGGCCCCGTGCTCGAAAAGGTCGCCGCCGATTATGCCGACAAGGGCGTCCGGCTCGTCAAGATCGACGTCGACGAGGAAAAGGTGATCGCGGCGCAGTTCCGCATCCAGTCGATCCCGACCGTCTATGCGATCTTCGGCGGCCAGCCCGTCGCCGACCTCACCCAATATCGCTCCGAAGGCCAATTGAAGCGCGTCATCGACCAATTGCTCGGCCAGTTGCCGGTCAAGGGCGAAGCGCAGGCGCTCGAGGCGGAGATCGCGCCTTTGGTGGCAATGGGCGACGAAGTGCTGGCGGGCGGTGACGCCGAGCGGGCCGAAAGCATCTTCCGCCAGATCGTCGCCATGGATCCCGATCATCCCGAGGCGGTCGGCGGGCTCGCCCGCGCACTCCTCGCGCTCGGTCGCCACGACGAAGCCCGCGAGTTGATCGACGCGCTGCCCGAAAAGGCCGCGAGCGACCCCGCGATCGCGCGGGCGCGCGCCGGCCTCGACATCGCCGGCGCCGGGCCGGCGGTCGACACGGGCGAGTTCGAGCGGCGGCTTGACGCCAATCCCGACGACCATGGAGCGCGAATGGAGCTCGCCGGCGCGCTGATGGCCGGCGGGCGCCGCGACGAGGCTGCCGACGCCCTGCTTGAGATCGTCCGCCGCGACCGCGACTGGAACGAGGGGGCGGCCCGCGCGCAATTCCTCAAGCTTCTGGAAGCGACCGGTCTAGAGGATCCGTGGGCGAAGGCGCAGCGCCGCCGCCTCTCGGCCCTGCTGTTCACGTGA